One Cicer arietinum cultivar CDC Frontier isolate Library 1 chromosome 8, Cicar.CDCFrontier_v2.0, whole genome shotgun sequence DNA segment encodes these proteins:
- the LOC140919110 gene encoding secreted RxLR effector protein 161-like — MRYLCNTRPDISYSVGLISRFIEKPRTSHYMEAKRILRYIKETIELGLLYSRKLNEEEVELISFTDADWCGDMDDRKSTAGYVFTINNSPISWCSKKQNIVALSICEAEYVVASMGACQAMWLTELMAKLELRRNNAVKMKIDNKSAIDLARHPSVHRTSKHIETRFYFLRDQVMKGNIKLKHCNTNYQKTDILTKSLKRVKFEEMKIKLGLTLN, encoded by the coding sequence atgAGGTACTTGTGCAACACTAGGCCAGATATCTCATATAGTGTTGGGCTAATTAGTAGGTTTATAGAGAAGCCTAGGACATCACACTACATGGAAGCAAAAAGGATCTTGAGATACATAAAGGAGACCATTGAGCTTGGCCTGTTGTATTCCAGAAAACTAAATGAAGAGGAAGTTGAACTTATTAGCTTCACTGATGCTGATTGGTGTGGAGATATGGATGATAGAAAGAGTACCGCTGGCTATGTATTTACCATCAATAACTCACCAATCTCATGGTGTTCAAAGAAGCAAAACATAGTAGCATTGTCCATatgtgaagctgaatatgtggtTGCATCTATGGGAGCATGTCAAGCTATGTGGCTGACAGAGTTAATGGCAAAACTGGAATTGAGAAGAAATAATGCAGTGAAGATGAAGATAGATAATAAATCAGCTATAGACCTAGCAAGACATCCAAGTGTTCATCGAACAAGCAAGCACATAGAAACGAGATTCTATTTTCTAAGGGATCAAGTAATGAAGGGCAATATAAAGTTGAAACACTGCAATACAAATTATCAAAAGACTGACATCTTAACCAAAAGCTTGAAGAGAGTGAAGTTCGAAGAGATGAAGATCaaacttggattaacattaaattga
- the LOC101498473 gene encoding uncharacterized protein — translation MENNENVTDYFNRVETITNQMKDNGEVMTEVVIIENILRTLTQRYDHIVVAIEESKNLDTMKLEDLQSSLKAHELRVKERDEAHTQTHTMQAQINKKFNQDGVKNKKWKGKSGWHQKQDQDEEVRGSKSQQNSDNKSKKPSDKKKSKKVQRDDGEAQLAQADSYDSDEVLLMASTIMEDDCPGLWYLDIGCSNHMTSHKDWFVSINEKVKREIRYVDNNTVTAEGFGKILIQRKDGKQSFICDVLYVPNMKNYLLSLGKLLEKGYSMSMENGQMKMFDSAKSLILKAPLSKNRTFKIEIQINEN, via the exons ATGGAGAACAATGAGAATGTGACTGACTATTTCAATCGAGTGGAGACAATCACTAATCAGATGAAAGACAATGGAGAAGTGATGACTGAGGTTGTGatcattgaaaatattttgagGACACTAACACAAAGATACGATCACATAGTGGTGGctattgaagaatcaaagaacCTTGATACAATGAAGTTGGAAGATCTGCAAAGCTCCCTAAAAGCTCATGAATTAAGGGTAAAAGAAAGAGATGAGGCACACACACAAACACATACAATGCAAGCTCAGATCAACAAGAAGTTCAATCAAGATGGAGTAAAAAATAAGAAGTGGAAGGGCAAGTCGGGATGGCACCAGAAACAGGATCAAGATGAGGAGGTTAGAGGTTCAAAAAGTCAACAAAACAGTGATAATAAAAGCAAGAAACCATCTGACAAGAAGAA ATCCAAGAAAGTACAAAGAGATGATGGTGAAGCTCAATTGGCCCAGGCAGACAGTTATGACTCAGATGAAGTGTTACTGATGGCTTCTACAATCATGGAGGATGATTGTCCAGGATTGTGGTACCTTGACATAGGGTGCTCGAATCACATGACTAGCCATAAAGATTGGTTTGTAAGTATTAATGAGAAGGTGAAAAGGGAAATCAGATATGTAGACAACAACACAGTAACAGCTGAAGGATTTGGCAAGATCTTGATTCAAAGAAAGGATGGCAAACAATCTTTCATATGTGATGTGTTGTATGTGCCAAATATGAAGAACTATCTATTAAGCCTTGGAAAGTTACTGGAGAAGGGATACTCTATGAGTATGGAGAATGGACAAATGAAGATGTTTGATAGTGCTAAGAGTCTTATCTTGAAGGCACCATTGTCTAAGAACAGAACCTTCAAGATTGAAATCCAGATCAATGAAAATTAG